Proteins encoded within one genomic window of Cydia pomonella isolate Wapato2018A chromosome 12, ilCydPomo1, whole genome shotgun sequence:
- the LOC133523554 gene encoding uncharacterized protein LOC133523554 gives MKILEVNIVKSEKFVGDLPVKLVDQRTKNPRRESVTPKIIVCPPMEEMTEPVPAPRGGRLLRALSRRLTRRSADADSLASSSSSDSVSCDPNRNAGDDHSSCSASESGSDGSDHHRRHRSTVSLRRVFQSLNLTSRSQSSSPTDRQRQPKKQTQPKRILRPPVTYTYVRGLSGLPTQRVPRHAVYSPSAGLHR, from the coding sequence ATGAAAATACTAGAAGTTAATATTGTGAAGAGTGAGAAGTTCGTCGGCGATTTGCCGGTGAAACTAGTGGATCAGCGCACGAAGAACCCTCGACGCGAATCAGTGACTCCGAAAATCATTGTGTGCCCGCCAATGGAAGAAATGACTGAACCTGTTCCGGCGCCTCGCGGTGGAAGGCTGCTGCGGGCGCTCAGCAGGCGGCTGACGCGACGTTCAGCAGACGCCGACTCCCTCGCCAGCTCCAGCAGCAGCGACAGCGTCAGCTGCGACCCCAACAGAAATGCTGGCGACGACCATTCATCATGCTCCGCTAGTGAATCCGGCAGCGATGGCTCAGACCACCACCGCCGTCATCGGTCAACTGTCTCGCTACGCCGTGTCTTCCAAAGCCTAAACCTAACATCTCGATCACAGTCAAGTTCACCGACCGATCGCCAGCGTCAACCCAAAAAGCAAACCCAACCGAAGCGCATTCTTCGCCCCCCTGTCACCTACACTTACGTACGCGGTCTCTCCGGTCTGCCAACACAGAGAGTGCCACGACATGCCGTATACAGCCCTTCAGCGGGACTCCACCGATAA